A section of the Falco peregrinus isolate bFalPer1 chromosome 3, bFalPer1.pri, whole genome shotgun sequence genome encodes:
- the CHCHD7 gene encoding coiled-coil-helix-coiled-coil-helix domain-containing protein 7, with the protein MPRHAQQFRDHDTNPCIAETDASRKCMDDNNYKKDMCTDYFLKYKSCRKFWHNIMIQRRRNGVKPEMPSAEERKKILESMGKPY; encoded by the exons ATGCCCAGGCATGCACAACAGTTTAGAGACCATGATACAAATCCATGTATAGCG GAAACAGATGCCTCTAGAAAATGCATGGACGACAACAACTATAAAAAGGATATGTGTActgattattttctgaagtacaaaagctgcagaaaattcTGG CATAACATCATGAtacaaaggagaagaaatggtGTAAAACCAGAGATGCCCtcagcagaagagagaaagaaaatactggaatCAATGGGGAAGCCCTACTGA